The genomic interval TGACCCCGAAGCGGGCAGGACTTCCACGCCACCGCTTCATTGGGCATAGCGTTGCTGATGATCCCGATGCCGAGTCCAAGGGACCTGACCCTTTCCAGCATCTCGAACACCCCGGGGTCGACTTCCGACAGAACGCGTTTCTTCCACTGTTCGTACTCCCGGGCGATTTCGCCGAGTTCCCGGTCCGAGACCGGCGAGCCGACTTCGTCCCGCATGTGCAGGAACTTGACGAGACAGTCCGAAAACCCGCCGGTCATCACACGCTCGCCGAAGTCCACCCACCACTGCGCCACCCGGTCCCGCGTGGTGCGCAGTTTCACGTAATTCGGGGATCTCGACCGGAAGGCGCTACGTGTCTTTTCGGTGATCAGCGTTTCGAACAAATCGAAGAAAACGGTCTTCATCGCGCCCCGTTATCAGGTGATCCCGAATTCCTGGATGGACTGGATGGCGGACATGTCGTGCACGCCGCTGTCGTCGAGGGACACGTTGGACTGCAGTTCCAGGACGGCGCCCCGGTGCAGCGCCTCGATCGTGGCGCAACCCGCCGTGGCCATGCCCGACTTGAGCATCTGCATGACGATGGGCAGCTTGTCGTAGACCGACCCCGCGTGGGGCACCTGTCCGACGATGCCTTCCTCGAAGAAGGTGCTGGCGATCTGCGCGTACCGCCGGTTGTTGAAGGCCTTCCGGCTGCCTTCCATCCAGTATTCCTTGACGAGGTCTCCGGCGGCGTTGCGGACCAGTTCGCCGTGGCTCTCGGTGAACCGCGCCAGGAGATTGCCCATCATGAGCGTATCGGCCCCAAGCGAAAGGGCGACGAGCATGTCCGCGGAACCCTGGATGCTGCCGTCCGCCACGAGAGGAAGGTAGTCGCCCGTGGTCCGCATCCACGCGTCGCGGGCCGCGGAGACTTCCCGGATGGAGGTGGCCTGTCCGCGGCCGGTGGCCTTCACCATCTGCGTCGTGCAGCCCGACGCGATGCCCATGCCGATCTTGACGGCGTCCGCGCCGCAGCCGGCCAGATAGTCGAAGCCTTCCCGCGTCACCACGTTGCCCGCGATCACCGGGATGTCGTAGTGGGACTTGATCCATTTCAGGGTCTCGCCCTGGTATTCGGTGTGGCCGTCCGAGGCGTCGATGACGATCACGTCGGCCTGGTGCTCGATCAGCGCCTCCACCCGTTCCCGATCCTCGGGATGGGTCGATACGGCGGCGCCGACCACCAGGCGCTTCTGGGCGTCTTCCGTGGAATGGGGATGTCGGATATGCTTGTCGAGGTCCCGCTTGAACACCACCGAAACCAGCGTCCCTTCGGAAGAAACCATGGGCAGAAATCCGCGCCCGTACTCGATCATCCGCGTGTTGGCCGTCTTCAGGTCGTCCTCCTCGGCGCCGGTCTGCACGTCGGTCTTCATGCGGTCGCCCACCCGCATGTCGTGATCGTACCGCTCATCGAAGTCCTTGTCCGTGATCACGCCCACCAGCTTGCCATGGAAGACGCCGGTATCCGTCACCGGGAAGGTGTGGTAGCCGGTATCGTTCATGATGCCGATCACCTCGCCGATGGACTGCTCCGGCGACAGCGTGACGATATCGGTCTGAAACCCGGCCTTGAACCGCTTCACCGCGTCGATCTTGCCGCACTGTTCCTCGGTGGTCTGGCTCACGGCGAAAACGCCCATGCCGCCCAGTTGGGCCATGGCGATGGCCATCTCCACGCTGGTGACCGCCTGCATGGCCGCGCTGAGAAAGGGCGTGCGCAGCGCCAGGTAGCCGTCCCCCTGCCGGCAGAGGCGCGTCTCCAGGGACACGAGCTGGGCATTCGCGTCGGCCTGCGTAAGGCGTGGCAACAAGCGGTATTCCTTTAAACTGTGAGAAACGGTAGAGGCTAT from Gemmatimonadota bacterium carries:
- a CDS encoding HAD-IA family hydrolase is translated as MKTVFFDLFETLITEKTRSAFRSRSPNYVKLRTTRDRVAQWWVDFGERVMTGGFSDCLVKFLHMRDEVGSPVSDRELGEIAREYEQWKKRVLSEVDPGVFEMLERVRSLGLGIGIISNAMPNEAVAWKSCPLRGHVDDVVFSCEVWMMKPDRKIYDLACARMNIRPSDAYFVGDGGFDELRGAASAGMKPIQAAWYLRQEVAWPWDHPLPRAESMESLPSMLN
- a CDS encoding IMP dehydrogenase, producing the protein MAHIASTVSHSLKEYRLLPRLTQADANAQLVSLETRLCRQGDGYLALRTPFLSAAMQAVTSVEMAIAMAQLGGMGVFAVSQTTEEQCGKIDAVKRFKAGFQTDIVTLSPEQSIGEVIGIMNDTGYHTFPVTDTGVFHGKLVGVITDKDFDERYDHDMRVGDRMKTDVQTGAEEDDLKTANTRMIEYGRGFLPMVSSEGTLVSVVFKRDLDKHIRHPHSTEDAQKRLVVGAAVSTHPEDRERVEALIEHQADVIVIDASDGHTEYQGETLKWIKSHYDIPVIAGNVVTREGFDYLAGCGADAVKIGMGIASGCTTQMVKATGRGQATSIREVSAARDAWMRTTGDYLPLVADGSIQGSADMLVALSLGADTLMMGNLLARFTESHGELVRNAAGDLVKEYWMEGSRKAFNNRRYAQIASTFFEEGIVGQVPHAGSVYDKLPIVMQMLKSGMATAGCATIEALHRGAVLELQSNVSLDDSGVHDMSAIQSIQEFGIT